In the Sarcophilus harrisii chromosome 3, mSarHar1.11, whole genome shotgun sequence genome, one interval contains:
- the RPRM gene encoding protein reprimo: MNPVLGNQTEAAGLFLANSSDSLERVLRCCTQASVVTDDGFGESGQDERSLYIMRVVQIAVMCVLSLTVVFGIFFLGCNLLIKSEGMINFLVKDRRPSKEVEAVVVGPY, from the coding sequence ATGAATCCAGTGCTGGGCAACCAGACTGAAGCGGCCGGGCTCTTCTTGGCCAACAGTAGTGACTCTCTGGAGCGGGTCCTGCGTTGCTGTACCCAGGCGTCCGTGGTGACAGACGATGGCTTTGGGGAGAGCGGCCAGGACGAACGGAGTCTGTACATTATGCGAGTGGTACAGATAGCGGTTATGTGCGTCCTGTCGCTCACCGTTGTCTTTGGCATCTTCTTCCTCGGCTGCAACCTGCTCATCAAGTCGGAGGGTATGATCAACTTCCTGGTGAAGGATAGGCGACCCTCCAAGGAGGTGGAGGCGGTGGTGGTGGGACCTTACTGA